From a single Sphingobium lignivorans genomic region:
- a CDS encoding bifunctional riboflavin kinase/FAD synthetase, which translates to MERITSDEPMPAHLRGAIIALGNFDGFHAGHQAVVGRAVARARAEGRPAIVATFDPHPISHFRPDLPFFRLTTLAQRERLFAAAGADAMLVFRFGAEMAAMSAEAFVDLLCGRLAAAGVVTGEDFTFGRGRSGTIATLAALGASHGLAVEAVAAVRDETGAVISSSRIREALAAGDCATATRLLTRPFTIAAPVIHGDKRGRTIGFPTANMDLGDYLRPAYGIYAVRVLLADGRVLPGAANLGIRPTFQPPKELLETYIFDFSESLYDQTVEIALIERLRSEEKFDSLEALVAQMDEDVARARAILAATP; encoded by the coding sequence ATGGAACGGATCACGAGCGATGAGCCCATGCCCGCGCATCTGCGCGGCGCAATCATCGCACTGGGCAATTTCGATGGCTTCCATGCGGGGCATCAGGCGGTCGTTGGCCGTGCCGTCGCGCGTGCCCGTGCGGAGGGGCGCCCCGCCATCGTCGCGACGTTCGATCCTCATCCGATCAGTCATTTCCGCCCGGACCTGCCGTTTTTCCGCCTGACCACGCTGGCGCAGCGCGAGCGGCTGTTCGCGGCGGCCGGGGCGGATGCCATGCTGGTGTTCCGCTTCGGCGCGGAAATGGCGGCTATGAGTGCCGAAGCGTTCGTCGACCTGCTCTGCGGCAGGCTCGCGGCGGCGGGCGTGGTCACGGGCGAGGATTTCACCTTCGGTCGCGGTCGCAGCGGTACCATCGCGACGCTGGCGGCACTGGGCGCGAGCCATGGGCTGGCCGTGGAGGCCGTCGCCGCCGTGCGGGACGAGACGGGCGCCGTGATCTCGTCGAGCCGCATCCGCGAGGCGCTGGCGGCGGGGGATTGCGCCACCGCGACGCGGCTGCTCACTCGGCCTTTCACCATCGCCGCGCCGGTCATCCATGGGGACAAGCGCGGGCGCACTATCGGCTTCCCGACCGCGAACATGGATCTGGGCGACTATCTTCGCCCGGCCTATGGTATCTATGCGGTGCGGGTGCTGCTGGCGGACGGACGGGTGCTGCCGGGCGCCGCCAACCTCGGCATCCGCCCCACTTTCCAGCCTCCGAAGGAGCTGCTGGAAACCTACATCTTCGATTTCTCGGAGAGTCTTTACGACCAGACCGTGGAAATCGCGCTGATCGAGCGGCTGCGTTCCGAGGAAAAGTTCGACAGCCTGGAGGCTCTCGTCGCGCAGATGGACGAAGACGTCGCCCGCGCCCGGGCGATCCTCGCCGCCACGCCCTGA
- a CDS encoding GNAT family N-acetyltransferase, with amino-acid sequence MTQPPTIEAPRLILRAFRAEDVETFCAQMADDAFATFITREGRGLSHGESWQRFCSLAGHWVARGFGNFAVEEKASGAFIGHVGPLEPPGWPAFEIGWGIFPSHQGKGYASEAAAAAFRWAHEALGRTETLHMIDDSNAASQKVARALGAEPGEMWTPFWPDAKPVRKWRTTWEAFTASPAFARLTM; translated from the coding sequence GTGACCCAACCGCCCACCATCGAAGCGCCGCGTCTCATCCTGCGCGCTTTCCGCGCGGAGGATGTCGAGACCTTCTGCGCGCAGATGGCTGACGATGCGTTCGCCACTTTCATCACGCGGGAGGGACGGGGGCTTTCCCATGGCGAGAGCTGGCAGCGCTTCTGCTCCCTGGCCGGCCATTGGGTCGCGCGCGGCTTCGGGAATTTCGCGGTCGAGGAGAAGGCGAGCGGCGCCTTTATCGGCCATGTCGGTCCGCTGGAACCGCCCGGCTGGCCGGCCTTCGAGATCGGCTGGGGGATTTTCCCGTCTCATCAGGGCAAGGGATATGCGAGCGAAGCGGCAGCGGCGGCTTTCCGCTGGGCGCATGAGGCGCTGGGCAGAACCGAAACCCTGCACATGATCGACGACAGCAACGCGGCCAGCCAGAAAGTGGCCCGTGCCCTTGGCGCCGAGCCCGGCGAGATGTGGACGCCCTTCTGGCCCGACGCGAAGCCGGTCCGCAAATGGCGCACCACATGGGAAGCCTTCACGGCCTCGCCCGCCTTTGCACGACTGACGATGTAA
- a CDS encoding MipA/OmpV family protein — protein MPIAFLRTAFLSGLAFLLPATAQAQQTSSDKEPLRIRVALGPQLVPAYPGADRVSLRPFMEVDLARGESPFPFEAPDESFGFPLARVGTFEIGPALNFEGRRRGSDTAPGIATVGRTLEAGAFVQFYVVEALRLRADVRRGLGGHKAWVGGLSADWVLRDADNWLVSAGPRLTLGGKRLHRAYFGVSAAESAASGLPAFDPGGGAQAVGGTVGFIRQIDQRWSVHGYARYDRLIGDVADSPIVRDYGSRDQISGGLALSYTFRRTRR, from the coding sequence ATGCCGATCGCCTTTCTTCGCACAGCTTTCCTCTCCGGCCTTGCATTCCTTCTTCCGGCCACCGCCCAGGCCCAGCAGACGAGCAGCGACAAGGAACCCTTGCGCATCCGCGTCGCGCTCGGGCCTCAGCTCGTCCCCGCTTATCCCGGCGCCGACCGAGTCTCGCTGCGCCCCTTCATGGAAGTCGATCTGGCCCGTGGCGAGAGCCCCTTTCCCTTCGAGGCGCCGGATGAAAGCTTCGGCTTTCCGCTGGCGCGGGTGGGAACCTTCGAGATCGGCCCTGCGCTCAATTTCGAGGGAAGACGCCGGGGCAGCGACACCGCGCCGGGCATCGCCACGGTCGGGAGAACCCTGGAGGCAGGCGCCTTCGTCCAGTTCTATGTCGTGGAGGCGCTGCGACTGCGCGCGGACGTGCGGCGCGGCCTGGGCGGCCACAAGGCCTGGGTCGGCGGGCTCAGCGCGGACTGGGTCCTGCGGGATGCGGACAACTGGCTGGTCTCGGCCGGACCACGCCTCACGCTGGGCGGCAAGCGCCTGCATCGCGCCTATTTCGGGGTGTCGGCGGCGGAAAGCGCGGCTTCCGGCCTGCCCGCCTTCGATCCCGGCGGCGGCGCGCAGGCCGTGGGCGGCACGGTCGGCTTCATCCGCCAGATCGACCAGCGCTGGAGCGTCCATGGCTATGCGCGTTATGACCGGCTGATCGGCGATGTCGCCGACTCGCCGATCGTGCGGGACTATGGATCGCGGGACCAGATTTCCGGCGGGCTGGCGCTGAGCTATACTTTCCGCCGGACCCGGCGCTGA
- a CDS encoding entericidin EcnAB — protein MKTSLAVFGAALLAATLPACSDRAQEESREAGDAIGSDIEQAGDDAVQATEEAADDAGAAARDLGRDISEGADAAADETGEAMSEAGNRIRD, from the coding sequence ATGAAAACGTCCCTGGCAGTTTTTGGAGCCGCCCTGCTCGCTGCGACGCTTCCGGCGTGCAGTGACCGGGCTCAGGAAGAAAGTCGCGAGGCCGGCGATGCGATCGGCTCGGATATCGAGCAAGCCGGCGATGACGCTGTGCAGGCCACCGAAGAGGCCGCCGACGATGCCGGCGCAGCCGCGCGGGACCTCGGCCGAGACATCAGCGAAGGCGCCGATGCCGCGGCTGACGAAACCGGCGAAGCGATGAGCGAGGCCGGCAACCGGATCCGCGACTGA
- a CDS encoding Thivi_2564 family membrane protein, giving the protein MSLVSVVIILVVVGVLLWLINTYIPMDGKIKSILNVVVVIAVILWLLQAFGVLGSLGDVRVD; this is encoded by the coding sequence ATGTCGCTCGTCAGTGTCGTGATCATTCTGGTCGTCGTCGGCGTGCTGCTGTGGCTGATCAACACCTACATCCCGATGGACGGGAAGATCAAAAGCATCCTGAACGTCGTGGTGGTCATCGCCGTGATCCTCTGGCTGCTGCAGGCCTTTGGCGTGCTGGGCTCGCTCGGCGACGTGCGCGTCGACTGA
- the ileS gene encoding isoleucine--tRNA ligase, translating to MTDQPDYKSTVFLPQTDFPMKAGLAQKEPGILARWEAMDLYGKLRAQRAGRERFILHDGPPYANGDIHMGHAMNKVLKDIIVRSQSLLGKDAPYVPGWDCHGLPIEWKIEEAYRKKKLNKDEVPPQEFRAECRAYAEQWVGVQREQFKRLGIMGDWDDPYLTMKFEAEAAIVGELLKFAESGQLYRGAKPVMWSPVEKTALAEAEVEYEDVVSTQIDLAFEIVEAPNAPELVGAYAVIWTTTPWTIPVNQAIAYGEDIEYVAVAQAAAGDDLLRAGASGRIFLIAKALLSQFQDRVAGGGDEAWELKWAGIGRDLAGAIARHPMATLLRHPREGGDPASSSEGGEGSWTPDQVRGDASGKGPLSNFFDRPRPFIAADHVTTDAGTGLVHMAPDHGEEDFIACKAVGIDPVFAVTDDGRYRDDWPWLGGQGSVINTKFNGPDGPILTDLRATGQLLSVGELKHSYPHSWRSKARIIYRCTPQWFIPMDKAATASDFVVPSLMAGVGAGIAMAVNPDTPDHIMTNGPTLREVALDAIEQTRWVPARSRNRIHAMVSDRPDWVISRQRAWGVPIALYVDRQTGQYLNDPDVNARIVEAFRQGGADAWFGADHQALLGPRYRLADFEVVNDILDVWFDSGSTHSFVVEARYGEGVRADLYIEGSDQHRGWFQSSLLESCGTRGQAPYKAVLTHGFALDGQGRKMSKSLGNVVDPLKVIDESGADILRLWAASTDYFDDVRIGKEVLSGASDAYRKLRNTFRYLLGALAGFETADRVPVANMPELERYMLHRLAELDMELRSVVDREAQSEDWLEFGRYVRALGEFANNDLSAFFFDIRKDCLYCDVNPASGQETDKRRAYRTVLDHLFHALVRYAAPIIPFTAEEVWQARYPDEDSSVHMLEWPDVQAGWRDPSLGVRWAAIRSSRDQVNEAIEPLRREKVVRSSLEADVRMADVPEAVDFAEMCIVANVSEDAALESPAISPTTHHKCGRCWRHLPEVTDDGALCDRCAAVLA from the coding sequence ATGACCGACCAGCCAGACTATAAGAGCACCGTCTTCCTGCCCCAGACCGACTTTCCCATGAAGGCGGGCCTCGCGCAGAAGGAGCCGGGCATTCTCGCGCGCTGGGAAGCGATGGACCTGTACGGCAAGCTGCGCGCCCAGCGTGCAGGGCGCGAGCGCTTCATCCTGCATGACGGCCCGCCTTATGCGAATGGCGACATCCACATGGGCCATGCGATGAACAAGGTCCTCAAGGACATCATCGTGCGCAGCCAGAGCCTGCTCGGCAAGGACGCGCCCTATGTGCCCGGCTGGGATTGCCACGGCCTTCCCATCGAGTGGAAGATCGAGGAAGCCTATCGCAAGAAGAAGCTGAACAAGGACGAGGTGCCGCCGCAGGAATTCCGCGCCGAGTGCCGCGCTTATGCCGAGCAATGGGTCGGCGTGCAGCGCGAGCAGTTCAAGCGCCTGGGCATCATGGGCGACTGGGACGATCCCTATCTCACCATGAAGTTCGAGGCCGAGGCGGCGATTGTCGGCGAGCTGCTGAAGTTCGCCGAAAGCGGCCAGCTCTATCGCGGCGCCAAGCCGGTCATGTGGTCCCCGGTCGAGAAGACCGCGCTGGCCGAGGCCGAGGTCGAATATGAGGATGTCGTCTCGACGCAGATCGATCTGGCGTTCGAGATCGTCGAGGCGCCGAACGCGCCGGAGCTGGTCGGCGCTTATGCCGTGATCTGGACGACCACCCCGTGGACGATCCCTGTGAACCAGGCGATCGCTTATGGGGAGGATATTGAGTATGTTGCTGTCGCGCAAGCGGCGGCAGGTGACGATTTGCTGCGGGCAGGCGCGAGTGGCCGTATTTTCCTGATAGCGAAGGCTCTTCTTTCTCAATTCCAAGATCGTGTTGCCGGGGGCGGCGATGAGGCTTGGGAGTTGAAATGGGCAGGCATAGGCAGAGATTTAGCCGGCGCCATCGCGCGCCACCCGATGGCCACCCTCCTTCGTCATCCCCGCGAAGGCGGGGATCCAGCTTCTTCTTCGGAAGGCGGCGAAGGTAGCTGGACCCCGGATCAAGTCCGGGGTGATGCAAGTGGCAAGGGCCCGCTGTCCAACTTCTTCGATCGTCCCCGTCCGTTCATCGCCGCCGATCATGTCACCACAGACGCCGGCACCGGCCTCGTCCACATGGCGCCCGATCATGGCGAGGAAGACTTCATCGCCTGCAAGGCGGTGGGCATCGATCCCGTGTTCGCCGTCACTGACGATGGCCGCTACCGGGACGACTGGCCGTGGCTCGGCGGCCAGGGCAGCGTCATCAACACGAAGTTCAATGGCCCCGACGGCCCGATCCTGACCGACCTGCGCGCCACGGGGCAATTGCTGTCCGTGGGCGAGCTGAAGCACAGCTATCCGCATTCGTGGCGCTCCAAGGCGCGGATCATCTATCGCTGCACGCCGCAATGGTTCATCCCGATGGACAAGGCGGCCACCGCATCCGACTTCGTGGTGCCGAGCCTCATGGCCGGGGTGGGCGCGGGGATCGCCATGGCGGTGAACCCGGACACGCCCGATCACATCATGACCAATGGCCCGACGCTGCGCGAAGTCGCGCTCGATGCCATCGAGCAGACCCGCTGGGTGCCCGCGCGGTCGCGCAACCGCATCCACGCGATGGTGAGCGACCGGCCGGACTGGGTGATCTCGCGCCAGCGCGCCTGGGGCGTGCCCATCGCGCTCTATGTGGATCGCCAGACCGGCCAGTATCTCAACGATCCCGACGTGAATGCCCGCATCGTCGAGGCGTTCCGGCAGGGCGGCGCGGATGCCTGGTTCGGCGCCGATCATCAGGCGTTGCTCGGTCCGCGCTATCGCCTCGCCGATTTCGAGGTGGTGAACGACATTCTCGACGTGTGGTTCGACAGCGGCTCGACGCACAGCTTCGTCGTCGAGGCACGCTATGGCGAGGGCGTCCGCGCCGATCTCTATATCGAAGGCTCGGACCAGCATCGCGGCTGGTTCCAGTCCTCCCTACTGGAGAGTTGCGGTACGCGCGGGCAGGCGCCCTACAAGGCTGTCCTCACGCACGGCTTCGCGCTCGACGGGCAGGGCCGCAAGATGTCCAAGAGCCTGGGCAATGTCGTCGATCCGCTCAAGGTGATCGATGAGAGCGGCGCGGACATCCTTCGCCTGTGGGCGGCCAGCACCGATTATTTCGACGATGTGCGCATCGGCAAGGAAGTGCTGTCCGGCGCGTCCGACGCCTATCGCAAGCTGCGCAACACCTTCCGCTATCTGCTTGGCGCGCTCGCCGGCTTCGAGACGGCGGACCGGGTGCCGGTTGCCAATATGCCTGAGCTGGAGCGCTACATGCTCCACCGCCTCGCCGAGCTGGACATGGAACTGCGGTCCGTGGTGGATCGCGAGGCGCAGTCCGAGGACTGGCTGGAATTCGGCCGCTATGTGCGGGCGCTGGGCGAATTCGCCAACAACGATCTGTCGGCCTTCTTCTTCGATATCCGCAAGGATTGCCTCTATTGCGACGTCAATCCGGCGAGCGGGCAGGAAACGGACAAGCGCCGGGCCTATCGCACCGTGCTGGATCATCTGTTCCATGCGCTGGTGCGCTATGCCGCGCCCATCATCCCCTTCACGGCGGAAGAGGTCTGGCAGGCGCGTTATCCCGATGAAGACAGCTCGGTGCACATGCTCGAATGGCCGGACGTGCAGGCCGGCTGGCGCGATCCGTCGCTCGGCGTGCGCTGGGCGGCGATCCGTTCATCTCGCGATCAGGTGAACGAGGCCATTGAGCCCCTGCGACGGGAGAAGGTCGTGCGCTCCAGCCTCGAGGCGGACGTGCGCATGGCCGATGTTCCCGAGGCGGTGGATTTCGCGGAGATGTGCATCGTGGCGAATGTGAGCGAGGATGCGGCTCTGGAAAGCCCCGCGATCAGCCCGACGACCCACCACAAATGCGGCCGCTGCTGGCGCCACCTGCCAGAAGTGACGGACGATGGCGCGCTGTGCGATCGCTGTGCGGCGGTGCTGGCATGA
- the lspA gene encoding signal peptidase II, whose amino-acid sequence MTRAPAFHRRLGLSLAGGIVLFDQLIKFFVTHTLQLQSRGPLGIELLPFFNLTWTENRGVSMGFFYAETELMRWALVAMTMAIAGFVAWWMWRETQRDDAVALGLVLGGAIGNIIDRVRLGYVIDYADFHIGEWRPFLIFNLADAAITIGVLILLARALLLREKAAPKESR is encoded by the coding sequence ATGACGCGCGCGCCGGCCTTTCATCGCAGGCTTGGTCTGTCGCTTGCGGGCGGCATCGTGCTGTTCGACCAGCTCATCAAGTTCTTCGTGACGCACACGCTCCAGTTGCAGTCGCGCGGGCCGCTGGGCATCGAGCTGCTGCCCTTCTTCAATCTCACCTGGACCGAGAATCGCGGCGTCTCGATGGGCTTCTTCTATGCCGAGACGGAACTGATGCGCTGGGCGCTGGTGGCCATGACCATGGCGATCGCCGGGTTCGTGGCCTGGTGGATGTGGCGCGAGACGCAGCGTGACGATGCCGTGGCGCTCGGCCTCGTGCTCGGCGGCGCCATCGGCAACATCATCGACCGCGTGCGCCTGGGCTATGTCATCGACTATGCGGACTTCCATATTGGCGAGTGGCGTCCCTTCCTCATCTTCAACCTCGCCGATGCCGCGATCACCATCGGCGTCCTCATCCTGCTTGCACGCGCGCTGCTGCTGCGCGAAAAGGCCGCACCCAAGGAGTCCCGTTAA
- a CDS encoding DUF3035 domain-containing protein, with product MRTTYRLPLMLAGVATLSACGGTNLFNRDRPDEMAVSRQPPLVIPPDFALTPPAPGTAASQQNTLQQQALEAMFGGTAPRSGSETAALREAGRSTAEVGIRSSVGDNQTEVIDKGSTTQDIVAAPEGDGQTARVVGGGQ from the coding sequence ATGCGTACGACTTACCGCCTTCCGCTGATGCTCGCCGGCGTCGCGACGCTCTCGGCCTGTGGCGGCACCAATCTGTTCAATCGTGACCGGCCGGACGAGATGGCGGTCTCCCGCCAGCCTCCGCTGGTCATTCCGCCCGATTTCGCGCTCACCCCGCCGGCACCCGGCACGGCCGCCAGCCAGCAGAACACGCTGCAGCAGCAGGCCCTGGAGGCCATGTTCGGCGGCACCGCGCCGCGCAGCGGCAGCGAGACTGCCGCACTGCGCGAGGCAGGCCGGTCGACGGCCGAGGTCGGCATCCGTTCCTCCGTGGGTGACAACCAGACCGAAGTGATCGACAAGGGCTCGACCACGCAGGACATCGTCGCCGCGCCGGAAGGTGACGGCCAGACCGCACGGGTGGTCGGCGGCGGTCAGTAA
- a CDS encoding pyridoxamine 5'-phosphate oxidase family protein, with amino-acid sequence MSDDLAREVTHQFWKALADSPILMVRRDGSGEHALPMTAQLDEALGPQRGGAIWFFTVTDNRLAAGGPAMAQFAARDHDLFACISGRLVEETDPGVIDRFWSSGVAAWYEQGRSDPKLLMLRFDLDDLEIWTADMSIKGRFRLLLGRKVDPEDAGAHIRTHA; translated from the coding sequence ATGTCCGACGATCTTGCGCGGGAAGTCACGCATCAATTCTGGAAGGCGCTGGCCGACAGCCCCATCCTCATGGTCCGGCGCGACGGCAGCGGGGAACATGCCCTGCCGATGACCGCGCAGCTTGACGAGGCGCTGGGCCCGCAGCGGGGCGGCGCGATCTGGTTTTTCACCGTGACCGACAACCGGCTCGCGGCCGGTGGCCCGGCCATGGCCCAGTTCGCCGCGCGGGATCATGATCTCTTCGCCTGCATTTCCGGCCGCCTCGTGGAGGAAACGGATCCCGGCGTGATCGATCGCTTCTGGTCCAGCGGCGTCGCTGCCTGGTACGAGCAGGGCCGGTCCGACCCCAAGCTCCTCATGCTGCGCTTCGATCTCGACGACCTGGAGATCTGGACGGCCGACATGAGCATCAAGGGCCGCTTCCGGTTGCTCCTGGGGCGCAAGGTGGACCCGGAGGATGCAGGCGCCCATATCCGCACCCACGCCTGA
- a CDS encoding DUF72 domain-containing protein, with translation MTPGTIRTGVGGWTYEPWRDNFYPADLPKARELDYAVNHLGTIEINGTFYRTQTPATYAKWRDAAPEGFVYAVKALQYCVAKKKLAEAEESIGRFLSSGLSELGDRLGPILWQFRETRQFDPDDIAAFMAMLPAQIDGVRTRHVVEVRHESFACPEFVALARRHGVGIVVAAHDKHPMIADPTADFMYARLMQSQEDVATGYGPDELDRWAGIARAWSEGQCPAELTYVSDGNAADGSARDVFIYFISGAKLRNPAAAMALADRLGRPA, from the coding sequence GTGACGCCGGGCACCATCCGCACCGGTGTCGGCGGCTGGACCTACGAGCCCTGGCGCGACAATTTCTACCCGGCCGATCTGCCCAAGGCCCGGGAGCTGGATTATGCCGTCAATCATCTCGGCACCATCGAGATCAACGGCACTTTCTACCGCACCCAGACTCCCGCGACATACGCCAAATGGCGTGACGCTGCGCCCGAGGGCTTCGTCTATGCCGTGAAGGCGCTGCAATATTGCGTGGCGAAGAAGAAGCTGGCGGAAGCGGAGGAGTCCATCGGGCGCTTCCTGTCGTCCGGCCTGTCCGAGCTGGGCGACCGGCTCGGGCCGATCCTGTGGCAGTTCCGCGAGACGCGCCAGTTCGATCCCGATGACATCGCCGCGTTCATGGCGATGCTGCCGGCGCAGATCGATGGCGTGCGCACGCGCCATGTGGTGGAAGTGCGGCATGAGAGCTTTGCCTGCCCCGAGTTCGTCGCGTTAGCGCGGCGGCACGGCGTGGGCATCGTCGTGGCGGCGCATGACAAGCATCCCATGATCGCCGATCCCACGGCGGATTTCATGTATGCGCGGCTCATGCAGAGCCAGGAGGACGTCGCGACGGGCTATGGCCCGGACGAACTGGACCGCTGGGCAGGCATTGCCCGCGCATGGTCCGAGGGACAATGTCCGGCGGAGCTGACCTATGTCAGCGACGGAAACGCCGCGGACGGATCGGCCCGCGACGTGTTCATCTATTTCATTTCAGGCGCCAAGCTGAGAAATCCGGCAGCAGCCATGGCTCTCGCCGATCGACTGGGCCGTCCCGCTTAA
- the dxs gene encoding 1-deoxy-D-xylulose-5-phosphate synthase, which translates to MIDQPETPLLDQVRDPADLRKLAPGQLRQLADELRAEMISAVGVTGGHLGSGLGVVELTAAIHYVFNTPEDRLVWDVGHQCYPHKILTGRRDRIRTLRQGGGLSGFTKRSESEYDPFGAAHSSTSISAALGFAIANRLTGRAGKAIAVIGDGAMSAGMAYEAMNNAREAGNRLIVILNDNDMSIAPPVGGLSAYLARIVSSREFLSVREALKKLARKLPRPLHHAARKTDEFARGMAMGGTLFEELGFYYVGPIDGHNLDQLIPVLENVRDMADGPVLVHVVTQKGKGYAPAEAAADKYHGVQKFNVITGEQVKAPAGPPSYTNVFAQALMDEAQRDDRVVAITAAMPSGTGLDKFQKAFPARCFDVGIAEQHAVTFAAGLAAQGMRPFCAIYSTFLQRAYDQVVHDVAIQNLPVRFAIDRAGLVGADGSTHAGSFDITYLATLPNMVVMAAADEAELVHMVHTAACHDESPIALRYPRGNGVGVALPATPERLAIGKGRLLREGKKIAILSLGTRLEEALKAADTLDARGLSTSVADLRFAKPLDEALIRRLLTTHDVAVTIEEGAIGGLGAHVLTLASDEGLIDGGLRLRTMRLPDVFQDQDKPEKQYDDARLNAPHIVETVLTALRHNSAGVEEAGARA; encoded by the coding sequence ATGATCGATCAGCCCGAGACGCCCCTGCTCGACCAGGTGCGCGATCCTGCCGACCTTCGTAAACTTGCCCCGGGCCAGCTGCGGCAGCTCGCGGACGAACTGCGCGCAGAGATGATTTCAGCGGTGGGCGTCACCGGGGGCCATCTTGGCTCCGGGCTCGGCGTGGTCGAGTTGACTGCCGCCATTCATTATGTCTTCAACACGCCGGAAGACCGGCTGGTGTGGGACGTGGGGCACCAGTGCTATCCGCACAAGATCCTCACCGGCCGACGGGACCGCATCCGCACGTTGCGGCAGGGTGGCGGCCTCTCCGGCTTCACCAAGCGCAGCGAGAGCGAATATGATCCGTTCGGCGCCGCGCATTCCTCGACCTCGATCAGCGCCGCGCTCGGCTTCGCCATCGCCAACCGGCTGACCGGCAGGGCAGGCAAGGCGATCGCCGTCATCGGCGATGGCGCCATGTCCGCCGGCATGGCCTATGAGGCGATGAACAACGCGCGGGAAGCCGGCAACCGGCTGATCGTCATCCTCAACGACAACGACATGTCGATCGCGCCGCCGGTGGGCGGACTGTCCGCCTATCTGGCGCGCATCGTCTCCAGCCGAGAATTCCTCTCGGTGCGCGAGGCGCTCAAGAAGCTCGCCCGCAAGCTCCCCCGCCCGCTGCACCACGCGGCCCGCAAGACCGACGAGTTCGCGCGCGGCATGGCGATGGGCGGCACGCTTTTCGAGGAGCTGGGCTTCTATTATGTCGGGCCGATCGACGGCCACAATCTCGACCAGCTCATCCCGGTGCTGGAGAATGTGCGCGACATGGCGGACGGGCCCGTGCTCGTCCATGTCGTCACGCAGAAGGGCAAGGGCTACGCGCCCGCCGAAGCCGCTGCCGACAAATATCATGGCGTGCAGAAGTTCAACGTCATCACCGGCGAGCAGGTGAAGGCGCCGGCCGGGCCGCCGAGCTACACCAATGTGTTCGCGCAGGCCCTGATGGACGAAGCCCAGCGCGACGACCGGGTCGTGGCCATCACGGCCGCCATGCCCTCGGGCACGGGGCTGGACAAGTTCCAGAAGGCCTTCCCGGCCCGCTGCTTCGATGTCGGCATTGCCGAGCAGCATGCCGTCACGTTCGCGGCGGGTCTCGCGGCGCAGGGCATGCGGCCCTTCTGCGCCATCTATTCCACCTTCCTCCAGCGCGCCTATGATCAGGTGGTGCATGACGTGGCGATCCAGAACCTGCCGGTGCGCTTCGCCATCGATCGCGCAGGGCTGGTGGGTGCGGACGGCTCGACTCACGCCGGCAGCTTCGACATCACCTATCTCGCCACCCTGCCGAACATGGTGGTGATGGCGGCGGCGGACGAGGCGGAGCTGGTCCACATGGTCCACACCGCCGCATGTCATGACGAGAGCCCCATCGCCCTGCGCTATCCGCGCGGCAATGGCGTGGGCGTGGCGCTGCCCGCGACGCCGGAGCGGCTGGCGATCGGCAAGGGCCGCCTGCTGCGCGAAGGCAAGAAGATCGCGATCCTCTCGCTGGGCACGCGGCTGGAAGAGGCCCTGAAAGCCGCCGACACCCTCGACGCGCGCGGCCTTTCCACCAGCGTTGCCGATCTGCGCTTCGCCAAGCCGCTCGATGAAGCGCTCATCCGGCGGCTGCTGACCACGCATGACGTCGCGGTGACGATCGAGGAAGGCGCCATTGGCGGCCTTGGCGCCCATGTGCTGACGCTGGCGAGCGACGAGGGCCTGATCGACGGCGGTCTGCGCCTGCGCACCATGCGCCTGCCGGACGTGTTCCAGGATCAGGACAAGCCCGAGAAGCAATATGACGACGCCCGCCTCAATGCGCCGCACATCGTCGAGACGGTGCTGACGGCGCTGCGCCACAACAGCGCGGGCGTGGAGGAAGCGGGCGCGCGCGCGTGA
- a CDS encoding VOC family protein, with translation MGVVSGGRAIAFVLSRDVGALKPFYRDVLGLPLLAEDPYAATFDLGGGTSLRLTAVGDHVPGPHAVLGWQVDDLDAALGRLEATGTSCEIYTGFGQDPRGVWTSPDGDVRIVWFKDPEGNLLSMTQFN, from the coding sequence ATGGGGGTCGTGAGCGGAGGGCGCGCCATCGCGTTCGTGCTGAGCCGGGACGTTGGTGCTCTCAAGCCATTCTACCGGGATGTGCTGGGTCTGCCTCTGCTCGCGGAGGATCCCTATGCGGCGACGTTCGACCTTGGCGGAGGGACGTCCCTGCGCCTGACCGCCGTGGGCGACCATGTCCCCGGGCCGCATGCCGTGCTGGGCTGGCAGGTCGACGATCTCGACGCCGCGCTGGGCCGGCTGGAGGCCACCGGGACCTCATGCGAGATCTACACCGGCTTCGGGCAGGATCCGCGCGGCGTCTGGACCAGTCCGGATGGCGACGTGCGAATCGTCTGGTTCAAGGATCCGGAAGGCAATCTGCTGAGCATGACGCAGTTCAACTGA